CTTCTCACTCTGTGTAGCATAAACTTCTAATATTTCAGTCTTCCTTTTGGTTTTTCCCTCTTCATCTAAATTCTCATCGTTCTCGACAATTTCGTACTCGGTTCCGAGATCGGGAATGGTAAATGCTTCCATATCGTGAGGAGAGATAAAATTTCTTCCTTTCTCGGTGAGGTCAATGACATTATTTTTTTCTTCAATACTGTATAAGAGTTCTTCATCGATTTCATGAAGTTTTTTATCGCGGATATAATCGTTTTCGATTTGCTGCGAAAGCCTCTTATTCCCCTCTTGCTCAAACAGAGTCAGGAGTTTTTTATGTTTCGGAGCTCCCTTCTGAGCGGTAAGTATCTTTATGCCGGCCTGATATTCATCAGTTTCAAGCAGTTTTATCGCATCTTCAATCAGCTCTTCCACCAACTTATTCTGGGCATGCACAAGCGAAGATACTTTCGGTTTCAATTCTAAGAATTGATCGTTGGATGCGCCTTCTACCTGCCCGGAAATTATCAAAGGAGTTCGCGCTTCATCTATCAGTACCGAATCAACCTCATCAACAATTACATAAGAATGATCCCTCTGTGATTGATCCTCTTTGTGTATCGCCATATTATCCCGGAGGAAATCAAATCCATATTCGTTGTTAGTACCGTAAGTAATATCCTTAGCGTATTCTGCTCTCCTCTGTTCGTTGTTCATAGTATTAAGGATACAACCGCTTGTGAGACCAAGTCGTTCGTAAACCTTACCCATCCATTCGGAGTCACGTTGCGCCAGATAGTCGTTTACCGTTACAAGATGCACTCCTCTTCCTGCGAGAGCATTTAAATATAACGGCATTGTGGCGACAAGAGTTTTCCCTTCACCTGTCTTCATTTCAGCGATGTTACCTTGATGCAGCTCTATAGCCCCAATTAGCTGCACATCAAACGGAACCATCTCCCACTTGGTTTTCTGACCTACTACCACCCAAGTTTCGCCTACAAGCCTACGGCAAACTTCTTTAACAATCGCAAACGCTTCGTGGAGCAGCTCCTCCAAAGCCTCACCCTCAGCTTCGATTCTCAGTTCGCGTAACTCATCAGCCGAAAGCTCTTCATCCTCCACAGCATCAGCAGCCTCGTTACTGCGTTTTGATACATATTCCTTGAATTCGGCAGTCTTCTTCGGAAAGTAGTCATCAGGCACGTCGCGCAACTTCTCAAAGATAGAATTGATTTGCTCCACATCTTTCGAGAGTTTTTTCACTACTCGATCCGAGCTAGTCCCGAAAATAGCTGTTAAGATATTACCCATAATTAATTACTGCTTATCCTTATTCTTAATCCGTTATATGCCTTTTGAAAGCCTACTTGCAAGGTAGTCAGGAAGGCTGGCATCATATATTTTTTGCGCTGCTGATTCCATATCGTACGGCTCTCTCTCAATATTAACTTTTTTGCTGTCATCGTCGTATACGGCAAATGCGGCATCGGAGTTTCCATCACGAGGTTGTCCTATACTGCCCACATTAATAATATAGCGTTTAGTCCTTTCAAGATTAATTTCCGTTTCACACGAACTGCCGTCATGACAATATATGCCTGCTATATGAGAGTGACCTACAAACGCCAAACTCCCTTTAAAATACCTGAATTCGTAAAGAGCGTCTTCCATTGAAACAATATAACTCCACTTTTCAGGTTTATGAGGAGTTCCGTGCACATACACTACATCCTTTTCTACATGAGTTAAGGGAAGTGACGAAAGGTAATGCGACATATCATCATCTATAATATTTTTTGTCCAAATCACCGAATCCAAAGCGTCTTGATTGAACCATGAAACCGATTGAGTCCCGGCTACCGCAAAATCGTGATTGCCGGCTAAGACAACATCACATTTTTCCCTTACCATATTTATACATTCCACCGGATTCGCCCCGTACCCGACAATATCACCGAGACAAATAACCCTGTCAACACTCATACTTTCTAATCGTGACAGTACGGCGGATAGCGCTTCGAGATTTGAGTGTATATCCGATATCAAACCGATTCTCAACTTTTGACAACTTCTCCCGCTTTTTTAACACTATCGTTTTTTCGCCATTTGGAGCTGACCTTGTCAAGTATGCCGTTGATGAACGAAACACTTTCGTCAGTGCTGAACATCCGAGCCACTTCGAGCGCTTCGTTTATCACTACCTTTACCGGTACATCCGGGAAATAGAGAAGTTCGCCAATTGCTAAAAGCAGTATCGCTTTATCCACCTGAGAAAACCGATCAACATCCCAATTTTCTGAAGTCGCCGAAAGAATGTTGCCTATTTTTCGTTGATGTTTCCGTTCTATATCAATCAGATCAGATGCGTATTCCGCCACCACCTGCTTCACATTTCTGCTGAAAATAAGCTCGTTTTTCAAATCATCCATCTTAACAGCTTTGGATTCTTCGCCCTCATTTTGCATATTGAACGCATAAAGTGTTTGCAGCGCCAGCTCTCTTGATTTTCTTCTGTTCGTTTTCATATAAAACTAATTTCTTCCCGTTCGCTGACTGGTTTCACCAAGATTCTTCTGACCGACATAAGTTTTTTTCAGCTTTCTAATGCTCTTAATCCGTTCTTCTGCATACCTATTTGAAGCAACTGGAGTCGGTACTCCTTCTTTTTCCGCCACATCAAGCACTTCTGTTAAAATATTATATATCCCTTCTGCTTGCGACAATGCTCTCTCTCGGTTATAGCCTTGCAATTCATTGTAAACGTTTATCAACCCGCCGGCGTTTATAACATAATCGGGAGCATACAATATTCCCTTTTCAAGCAGCGCTTTTCCATGCTTTCTCTCTTTTTCCAGCTGATTGTTTGCCGCGCCGGCTATTATTTTGCATTTGAGCATTGGAATAGTTTCATCATTTATAATTCCGCCCATGGCACATGGCGCGAATATATCTACAGCAAGTTTATAAATTTCGTTGTTGTACACAACTTTAGCTTTTATCTCCTTTGTCGCTTTTTGCAGTTTATTCTTATCAATATCAGAAATATAAAGTTTTGCTCCTTCATCGCTCAAAAGTTTTATGAGATATTGTCCCACATGCCCCATCCCCTGCACAGCTATCTTTATTCCCTCTACGGAATCTGAGCCATAGACTCTCTTTAAACATGCCTTTATGCCGACATAGGTTCCAAGAGCGGTTACCGGAGATGGATCGCCACTTCCGCCAAGCGCGCGAGATATTCCGGTAACATATTTCGTCTCACGTCTAACCCATTCCATATCGCTTACGCTTGTCCCCACATCTTCCGCTGTTATATACCTGCCGGCAAGTCCGTCCACGAATCTGCCAAATGAGCGAAAAATAAATTCATTTTTCATAGTCTTTGAATTTCCGATTATGACGGCTTTCCCTCCACCCAGATCAAGTCCCGCTACCGCGGCTTTGTACGTCATCCCTTGAGATAGACGAAGGACATCAGTCAGAGCATCCTTTTCTTCTTTGTAGTTCCACATCCGGCAGCCGCCGAGAGCCGGTCCCAATGTGGTATCATGAATTGCTATAATCGCCTTAAGACCCGTTGTGGGATCGTTCGAAAAGACAACCTGCTCGTGGCTTTTCTTCTCTAACGCTTCAAATACATCCATTATATCTACCCCTGCGCTTTGCTATATCTTTTAATGATTTCTCTTGAGATAACGATTTTTTGTATCTCTGAAGTTCCTTCATATATTTCTGTGATTTTTGCATCTCTCATAAACCGCTCTATTTCATACTCTCTCATATATCCGTTACCGCCAAAAATCTGAACCGCCTGATTTGCGGTTTTCATAGCAGTTTTGGAAGCGAATAATTTAACCATTGCCGACTCGGCTGTAAAATTTTTCCCTTCGTCCTGCAATTTCGCGGCTCGATAAAGAAGCAATCGCGAAGCATCTACATTGACCGCCATCTCGGATATCTTAAACTGTATTGCCTGAAAACTAATTATCTTCTTTCCAAATTGCTCTCTTTCCTGACTATATGCAATAGCGCGCTCCATTGCTCCCTGTGCTATACCCAACGCCTGAGCGCCTATTCCGACTCTGCCGTAATCAAGCGTTGTCAATGCTATCTTCATCCCTTCACCCTCTTCCCCGATCCGGTTCGCAACAGGAACTCTGCAATTTTCAAAAACGATCTCAGCGGTATCCGACGATTTAATTCCCAGTTTCTTTTCCACTTTACTGACAGAAAAACCGGGCATATCGCTTTCAACGATAAAAATTGAGATACCCTTTTTCCCTTTCTCCTTGTCCGTCACTGCAAAAACGATTATCACCTCGGCGTTAGATCCATTCGTGACAAAATTTTTCACACCGTTCAGAACATAATGGTCGCCGTCCAGCACCGCCGTACAAGCCAAATTGGAAGCGTCCGAACCCGCTTGCGGTTCGCTTAAAGAATATGCTCCCAATTTCTCACCCTTAGAGAGTGGGATTAAAAATTTCTTTTTCTGTTCTTCGCTGCCGAATTTTCTCAGGGGAAATCCTGCAAGAGTATTTGTAACAGACATTATTACTGCCACGGAAGCATCAACCCTTGCCAATTCTTCAATGATAATGACGTAAGAAAGATAATCCATCCCTGAACCACCGTATTCCGGAGGCGCAACCACTCCGCACATTCCCAGCTTTGCGAGTTTTTTCACTATTTCATAAGGGAACTCGGAATTTTCATCCCGCTCTCTTGCTGTGGGAGCAATTTCTTTTTCCGCAAAATCCCGTACGGTTTCTCTAATGGCTATCTGTTCATCTGAGAGATTAAAATCCATTTATTGTCTCACCTATTCTCTGTCATATTATTCGAAGTTATCTTCATAATATCATACGTTTGAATATTCATAAAACCCTATTCCTGATTTTTTACCTAATTCTCCGGCAGCAACTTTTTTCTCCAATAAAGGACACGGACGATATTTGTTTTCTTCTAATCCGTCCCGTAGAACCTCCATAATATTCAGACAAACGTCAAGTCCGATAAAATCCGCTAGCTTCAGAGGACCCATCGGGTGATTCATCCCGAGCGTCATTACATTATCAATATCTTCTGCTGAAGATACGCCCTCCATTAGAGCGAAAACAGCCTCATTTATCATCGGCATAAGCAGCCTGTTAGAAATAAACCCCGGAGAGTCTTTCACTTCTACCGGGGATTTTCCGAGTTTCTCTACTACATTTTTAATAATGCCGAAGATTCTGTCGGATGTCGCATTACCGCGTACAATCTCAACCAATTTCATTATTGGCACAGGGTTGAAAAAATGCATTCCAATAACTTTTTCCTGCCTATTAGTTGCCGATGCTATCTCTGTGATTGAGATGGAAGAAGTATTAGACGCTAATATCGTCTCTGATTTACAAACTTTGTCTAATGTCTCGAATACTTTCAACTTCACATCTAATTTCTCGAAGACTGCCTCCACGACTAAACCGGAATCAGAAGATGAATCAATACTACTATTTGTGGAGATATTTTTCAGAGCAGTTTCCGCCTCGTCCGTCGTGATGACATTCTTAGTTACTTGCCGCTGCAAATTCGATTCGATTGCTGCAAGAGATTTAGTCAATAAATCATCGTCAGTATCAACCAAATTGACTTTATAGCCTCCTAAAGCGAAAGTATGCGCTATGCCCGTACCCATTGTGCCGGCGCCTATTACACTGACTTTTTGAATTTCGTCCATAATCTTTTACCGTTGCACGATCATCGCAGTTGCCTCGCCGCCTCCCAGGCATATTGCGGCTAAACCGAATTTAGCGTCTCTCTGTATCATTGCGTGGAGAAGTGTTGTGATGATTCGAGCGCCGCTTGCGCCGATTGGATGTCCAAGGGCAACCGCTCCTCCGTTTACATTCAACCTGTTCATATCAATTCCAAGTTCGTTTGAAACCGCCAGCCCCACCACAGAGAACGCTTCATTCAATTCAAATAAATCAATATCCTCAAGTTTTAATCCGGCGACTTTCAGCACACGGTTTATCGCCTGAACAGGAGCCGTTGTGAACCATTCGGGCGCTTTCGCTGCCGTAGAGTATGCCACAATCTTTGCCATAGGTTTTACGCCAAGCTCATCGGCTTTCGCCTGCGATAGAACCACCATTGCCGAAGCGCCGTCATTGATCTTTGAAGAGTTAGCCGCTGTGACCGTTCCGTCTTTTTCAAATGCGGATTTTAGAGTAGGTATTTTTTCAAATTTGACCTTCCCCGGCTCTTCGTCCAATTCAAATAAGGTCGTTTCTCCTTTTCTGCCGGGTACCTCAACGGCAACAATCTCGTTTTTGAACAAGCCTTCTTCTTGCGCCTTCAACGCTTTTTCATAGCTTGAAACAGCAAATTCATCCTGAGCCTCCCGGGGTACATTGCATTCCCGTCCACAAAGTTCAGCTGCCCTTCCCATATGATAATCGTTGTACACATCCCATAAACCGTCCAATATCATACCGTCTATAAGGTCGCCATTTCCGAGGCGATATCCCTCCCGCGCTTTTTTCAACAGATACGGAGCGTTGGACATACTCTCCATACCACCCGCCACAAAAACCTCTGCATCCCCTGCTTTTATTGACTGTGCGGCAAGCATCACCGCTTTCATCCCCGAACCGCAAACTTTATTTATAGTAGTGCACTGTACACTATTCGGGAGATCCGCAAACAGTGCCGCCTGACGTGCCGGCGCCTGACCTACACCTGCGGGAAGGGCACATCCCATTATAACTTCTTCTATATCTTCGCCTTTTATTCCGGCTCTTTTTACCGTTTCCCTGACAACTATGCTGCCCAGCTTTGGAGACGAAATTGAGGAAATAGCGCCGTTAAGCGAGCCGATAGGAGTTCTGCATGCAGCCGCGATTACCGGTAAGTTACTACCTTCCATTCCCTGCTTCTTTGTTTCCATTCGGTTTGTCATAAGCGTTTATGATTTCCTTAACAAGCCTATGACGAACCACATCGTTTGAATCCATATAGACGAAGTCTATCCCTTCAATTCCTTTTAATATCGTCTGTACGCCGATAAGTCCGGATTTTTGATTGGACTCAAGGTCTATTTGGGTTATGTCGCCTGTAATAATCGCTTTGCTGCTTATGCCTAATCGCGTCAGAAACATCTTCATTTGGAGCGGTGTGGAGTTTTGTGCTTCATCCAATATCACAAACGAATTGTTTAGTGTCCGCCCTCTCATATATGCGAGAGGAATTATTTCAATGACCCGTCTGTCCATAAGACCGTGAATTTTATCTGACGGCATCATATCGTCCAATGCGTCATATAACGGAGCAAGATAAGGTTGGATTTTCTCCCTTAAATCACCGGGCAAAAAGCCCAATTTCTCACCTGCTTCTACAGCAGGTCGGGTAAGTATAATTTTATTTACCGCTTTACTCTTTAGGTTCGCAACTGCTATGGCAACCGCTAAATAAGTTTTCCCTGTTCCGGCCGGTCCTATTGTAAGGACAATATCATTTTTTTGAGAGGATTCGTATAATTTGAGCTGTCCCTCTGAACGCGGCTTCACGAAACCGCCTTTGGTAAACAGAATTATTTGGTCCAGGTCAGCGTCGTCACTCTTAAATTCGCCTGCCTCTCCGTACGTAATTATAGACCTTACATCGTCTTCGTATAATCCGCCTGAATTATTTAATTCCAACATCATCTGAGTAATTATTTTCCGAATATCGGCAATTTCTTCCTCTTCGCCTTTTATCTTCAGCACATTCCCTCTTGCAATTATCCTTGAGTTAAAATGCTTTTCTAC
Above is a window of Candidatus Neomarinimicrobiota bacterium DNA encoding:
- a CDS encoding metallophosphoesterase family protein, whose product is MRIGLISDIHSNLEALSAVLSRLESMSVDRVICLGDIVGYGANPVECINMVREKCDVVLAGNHDFAVAGTQSVSWFNQDALDSVIWTKNIIDDDMSHYLSSLPLTHVEKDVVYVHGTPHKPEKWSYIVSMEDALYEFRYFKGSLAFVGHSHIAGIYCHDGSSCETEINLERTKRYIINVGSIGQPRDGNSDAAFAVYDDDSKKVNIEREPYDMESAAQKIYDASLPDYLASRLSKGI
- the nusB gene encoding transcription antitermination factor NusB; its protein translation is MKTNRRKSRELALQTLYAFNMQNEGEESKAVKMDDLKNELIFSRNVKQVVAEYASDLIDIERKHQRKIGNILSATSENWDVDRFSQVDKAILLLAIGELLYFPDVPVKVVINEALEVARMFSTDESVSFINGILDKVSSKWRKNDSVKKAGEVVKS
- a CDS encoding Glu/Leu/Phe/Val dehydrogenase, yielding MDVFEALEKKSHEQVVFSNDPTTGLKAIIAIHDTTLGPALGGCRMWNYKEEKDALTDVLRLSQGMTYKAAVAGLDLGGGKAVIIGNSKTMKNEFIFRSFGRFVDGLAGRYITAEDVGTSVSDMEWVRRETKYVTGISRALGGSGDPSPVTALGTYVGIKACLKRVYGSDSVEGIKIAVQGMGHVGQYLIKLLSDEGAKLYISDIDKNKLQKATKEIKAKVVYNNEIYKLAVDIFAPCAMGGIINDETIPMLKCKIIAGAANNQLEKERKHGKALLEKGILYAPDYVINAGGLINVYNELQGYNRERALSQAEGIYNILTEVLDVAEKEGVPTPVASNRYAEERIKSIRKLKKTYVGQKNLGETSQRTGRN
- a CDS encoding acyl-CoA dehydrogenase encodes the protein MDFNLSDEQIAIRETVRDFAEKEIAPTARERDENSEFPYEIVKKLAKLGMCGVVAPPEYGGSGMDYLSYVIIIEELARVDASVAVIMSVTNTLAGFPLRKFGSEEQKKKFLIPLSKGEKLGAYSLSEPQAGSDASNLACTAVLDGDHYVLNGVKNFVTNGSNAEVIIVFAVTDKEKGKKGISIFIVESDMPGFSVSKVEKKLGIKSSDTAEIVFENCRVPVANRIGEEGEGMKIALTTLDYGRVGIGAQALGIAQGAMERAIAYSQEREQFGKKIISFQAIQFKISEMAVNVDASRLLLYRAAKLQDEGKNFTAESAMVKLFASKTAMKTANQAVQIFGGNGYMREYEIERFMRDAKITEIYEGTSEIQKIVISREIIKRYSKAQG
- a CDS encoding 3-hydroxybutyryl-CoA dehydrogenase, producing the protein MDEIQKVSVIGAGTMGTGIAHTFALGGYKVNLVDTDDDLLTKSLAAIESNLQRQVTKNVITTDEAETALKNISTNSSIDSSSDSGLVVEAVFEKLDVKLKVFETLDKVCKSETILASNTSSISITEIASATNRQEKVIGMHFFNPVPIMKLVEIVRGNATSDRIFGIIKNVVEKLGKSPVEVKDSPGFISNRLLMPMINEAVFALMEGVSSAEDIDNVMTLGMNHPMGPLKLADFIGLDVCLNIMEVLRDGLEENKYRPCPLLEKKVAAGELGKKSGIGFYEYSNV
- a CDS encoding thiolase family protein; amino-acid sequence: MEGSNLPVIAAACRTPIGSLNGAISSISSPKLGSIVVRETVKRAGIKGEDIEEVIMGCALPAGVGQAPARQAALFADLPNSVQCTTINKVCGSGMKAVMLAAQSIKAGDAEVFVAGGMESMSNAPYLLKKAREGYRLGNGDLIDGMILDGLWDVYNDYHMGRAAELCGRECNVPREAQDEFAVSSYEKALKAQEEGLFKNEIVAVEVPGRKGETTLFELDEEPGKVKFEKIPTLKSAFEKDGTVTAANSSKINDGASAMVVLSQAKADELGVKPMAKIVAYSTAAKAPEWFTTAPVQAINRVLKVAGLKLEDIDLFELNEAFSVVGLAVSNELGIDMNRLNVNGGAVALGHPIGASGARIITTLLHAMIQRDAKFGLAAICLGGGEATAMIVQR
- a CDS encoding PhoH family protein; the protein is MKETEISLKGVDPLLFLGSKDANIKVVEKHFNSRIIARGNVLKIKGEEEEIADIRKIITQMMLELNNSGGLYEDDVRSIITYGEAGEFKSDDADLDQIILFTKGGFVKPRSEGQLKLYESSQKNDIVLTIGPAGTGKTYLAVAIAVANLKSKAVNKIILTRPAVEAGEKLGFLPGDLREKIQPYLAPLYDALDDMMPSDKIHGLMDRRVIEIIPLAYMRGRTLNNSFVILDEAQNSTPLQMKMFLTRLGISSKAIITGDITQIDLESNQKSGLIGVQTILKGIEGIDFVYMDSNDVVRHRLVKEIINAYDKPNGNKEAGNGR